GATATTTTATCGCCTGCCAGACGCCGGCGACGCCGATGCGGGTAGAGTCGGTGCCACCGGCCACCATGATCCCCTTGTCGATGGCGAGCCGCGTCGGTGGCGAAAGTGCAGCGACCGCGGCACCGTTCGCTTCCCTGATGGCAGGAGCCTCGAAATACGGCCCCATCTGGACGGTGTAGGCGAGGCCCATCTTCTGCATTCGGTCGAGGGTTCGTTCCGATCCGGTGTTGAGGTGGGCGATCGACCACCTGAGGTCATTGAGCGGGTGCGTCTTGTGCACCTCCTCGAAGACGTCGAGGATCGCGCTCGCGGCATCATCGGTATAGGCATGGATCTCGACGGGGATGTGTCGTTCCGCAGCGAACAGCGCGACTTTCAGCAGTTCGTCGCGGGCTTCCTTGGGCGGCGCGAAACCCGGCCCCATCTGCACGCCGTCGTTCATCGCAAAGACCAGGGATTCCCCAATGCCGAGGAAGCTCAGCGTGCCGTCGTCGTGGACGGCGGGACGGAACGACATGATCTCGCGGAACCATTCAGCCTCTTTGCCGGGATGGGACGCCGGAATGCGGTAGCCGGCCCTCAGCGTCAGGCCGCCTTCGTCGCGGAGCGCGAAGAACGGTTCGTAGCCGGCCGCCGGCCCTGCGGAAGGGTCGATGAAGCCGGTAACCCCGGCTGCATTGAGATGCGAGAAGAACACCTTGAGGTTCGCCTTGCGCTCTTCCTTTCCAATCGCGCTGAGTTGTCCGAAGAGCACGTTGAACGAGCCGATGTTCCCGAAGAGCTTGCCCGTCGCGCGATTCTCGCCGTTGCGCTCAACTCTGACGCCGGGCGGTAGTTTCGGTGTGGGGCTGTCGAGCGCAAGCAGCTCGATCCCCTTGATGTTCACGAGTGCGTAGTCATAGAGATATTGCACATAGGCCGGGGTGTCCGGCAGGGCCTTGTCGAGGTCGGCAAGCTCGGGCGGACGGCGCTCGGCGAACTGGTCCGGATGCCAGGAGCCGACGACCGCGACCCACTGGTCCCTGGCGCGATCCCGCGCCGCAGTCTTCAAGGCTTCGAGCGCGCTCGCAAGGCTCGTTTGGTCGTGCCAGTAGGTCTCGAAAGGATAGGTCTGGCCGCCGCGGATCGCATGGATATGCGTGTCGACAAGGCCGGGAATGACGGTGCGGCCGCCAAGGTCCAGGACCTCCGTGTCAGGCTGCACCAGCTTTTCGATTTCCTCGTCGCTGCCGACCGCCACGATGCGGCCATTGGCAATGGCAAGCGCTTCCGCCGCCGGCCGGACCTCGTCCATGGTGACGATGGTGCCGTTTCTGAGCACGAGGTCGGCACGATCGTTTGCCAATGACGGTTGCGTGAAAACGGCAAGCTGCGCCGCGGCGAGGCAGAAGGTCGAAAATCGGCGGATCAAGGCACTCTCCTCAACAGGATCGTTGAAACCAACCTGGCGGATGGCGCGGGTGGTTCGCGTTGCATTCTCCGGCAGGTGCGGCGTCGGATGCTGGCCGAGCCGTCTTCGCCACGCCTGAGAAAGCGGGCCCAAAAAGATACGGACGCTACAAACCGGCGCTAGTTGCTGACATCGAGCCACAGTGCCTTAAAAATAGGACAATGATTTCGGGGAGTCCCGATCCAGACTGCGATGGCATGTGGAGCCGTTGAGGCGAAGTCCGGCGGTCAATTGCTTCCTATGGTGCGCAGAAAATCCACGTCGAATTGGACGATAGTCCACCAAAAGAGCACACTCGAACCTCATCTCCACGAGAGGGGCAAGCTACCAATCTGTCGGCAGGATGAGGAACCCGCCAGATCAGAACCAAGGGAGCGAGAAATGATCCACGCCGATGACGGCTCACTGTCCCAGGAACAGCGAATGATGCGCGACAGCTGCCGCGCCTTCGTCGACGACGCGGTGACGCCCTTCATTCGATCGAACTGGCAGCGCGAATGGGACATGAGCCCGGGTGAGCGGCTGCCGCGCTCGATCCTGGAGGGTGCCGAAACGATCGGTGTCCGCACGCTCGGCGTGCCGGAAGCCTATGGCGGCGTCGATCTGGAGCGGGAGACGGAGGTTAGGACCTTCGCGCTGATCTCCGAGGAAATCGCCCGCGGCGACTCCGGCCTTGCCGACAAGCTGGTGCAGAACTGGAAGGTTTCGATCCTCCTGCGCGAATTCGCTCCGAAGCACCTGCAGGACAAGTGGTTCCCGCGCCTTCTGGCGGACCCGCAGTTCCTGCTGGCCCATTGCCTTACCGAGCCGCGCGGCGCTTCCGATCGTTGGCTCCCCTACAACGTGCCCGAGGCTGCGATGCACACGAAGGCGGTGCTCAAGGACGGCCATTGGGTGATCAACGGCCGCAAGCAGTTCATCTCGAACGGCTTCGATGCGAGCCTCTACGTCGTTTATGCCAATACGGACTCCTCCGTCGGCATGCTGCAGGGAACCTCGAGTTTCCTCGTGCCGCGCGACACGCCCGGCCTGACGGTGACGAAATGCAACGAGACCATGGGCTGCCGTTTCATGAATAACGGGGAGCTGGTCTTCGAAGACTGCCGCGTGCCGGCGGATCACCTTCTCGTCCAGAACACAGCCCTTGGCAGCGCCGGGCAGTATTTCCGGGCCGGCAAGATCATCCAGGCGGCCAAGAACCTCGGCGTCGGTGTCGCCTGCTTCGAGCGCACGGCCGACTATGTCCAGAACTATGTGCAGGGTGGGCGCATTCTCATCAAGCACCAGGCGGTGGCCCTGCGGCTCGCCGACATGGCGACACGGATCGAGGCGGTGCGCGCATTGATCGAGCGGGCGTCGCGGGCCGTCGACGAGGGCCACCCGGACATGGATGTTCTCTGCAACATGGCCAAGGTCTACGCCTCGGAAGAGATCATGAAGGTTGCGACCCACGCGCTGGAACTGCATGGCGGCAACGGCGCAATGCTGGAGTTCGGCATCGAGAAGCTGTTCCGCGATGCTGCGATCTTCCTGCACATGGATGCGACCGTCGACGTCAGCCGGATGAAGATCATCAAGACCATGTTCCCGGCGACCGCCGGCAAATACGCAGGCCCTGAAAACTAGGGCCTGCCGGAGGAGATGGCGGGCTCGGGAGGACGAAGATGAAGATACTGGTCGCGATAAAGCGCGTTGCCGATCCGAACGTGAAGGTGAGGCTACGGTCCGATGGCAGCGGTCTCGACCTTGCCGCCATCAAGATGACGATGAACCCGTTCGACGAGATCGCGGTCGAAGAGGCGGTCCGCCTCAGGGAGGCGGGCATCGCCTCGGAGGTGGTCGTCGTTTCGGTCGGCCCCGAAAAGGCGGCGGAGACATTGCGGACCGCGCTCGCGATGGGGGCTGATCGCGGCCTCCTTGTCAGGACGGAGGCGACGACCGAACCTCTCGCCGTCGCCAAAGTGCTGAGCGCCGTCGCCGGCGAAGAACAGCCGGCTCTGATCCTTCTTGGGAAGCAGGCCGTCGACGATGATTGCAATCAAACCGGACAGATGCTGGCGGCAAAACTCGGCTGGCCGCAGGCGACCTTTGCCTCGCAGCTCACCGTCGATGGCGATCGCGCCACCGTTGTTCGCGAGGTCGACGGCGGATTGCAGACGATCGCGCTCGCCTTGCCGGCGATCGTGACGGCGGATCTGCGCCTGAACGAGCCGCGCTATGCGTCGCTGCCGAACATCATGAAGGCCAAGAAGAAGCCGTTGGAGCAAAAGCAGCCCTCGGACTACGGCTTGGTTATCGAAGAGCGCCTGGAGGTCGTCCGCCTCGAAGAGCCGCCGACAAGGGCCGCCGGCATCAAGGTGAAATCGGTGGCGGAGCTTGTCGAACGACTGAAAACGGAAGCGGGAGTACTGGCATGAGCGTGCTTGTCTTGGCCGAACACGGCAATGCGCAACTGGACGAGGCAACGGCAAGGGCGGTCAGCGCCGCCCTTGGCCTCGGCAACGACATCCATGTGCTGGTCGCAGGTAAGGGGTGTCATGACGCAGCCCGGGCTGCCGCCCGCCTCGACGGCATCGCCAAGGTCCTGGTCGCGGATGGGGAAAGCCTTGCCAACCAGCTCGCCGAGTCGCTTGCCGACGTGATCGTCGCCTTGTCGGGCAATTACGACGCCATTGTCGCGGCATCCACCTCGACCGGCAAGAACGTGATGCCGCGTGTCGCGGCACTGCTCGATGTCATGCAGATCTCGGACGTGATCGGGATCGGCGGTCCCGACCTGTTTCGCCGTCCGATCTATGCCGGCAACATCGTGCAGACGGTGCGCTCGAAAGACCCGAAACGTGTCCTCACCATCCGGGCGTCGGCATTCCGACCGGTGGGCCAGAGTGAGGCGAAGCCAATCGAGACAGTCGACGTTAGCCCTGGCTCCTCCCGGTCGACATTCGTCGCCAATGCTGTCGCACTTTCGGAACGGCCCGAACTGACATCGGCGCGTATCGTCGTGTCCGGCGGGCGTGGCATCGGCTCGGCCGATAATTTCGCGACGGTGCTCGCGCCGCTCGCCGACACGCTGGGGGCGGCATTGGGAGCGAGCCGCGCGGCCGTTGACGCCGGTTATGTGTCGAACGACCTTCAGGTCGGCCAGACCGGCAAGATCGTTGCGCCAGACCTCTACATCGCCTGCGGCATTTCCGGCGCGATCCAGCATCTGGCGGGGATGAAGGATTCGAAGGTGATCGTCGCGATCAACAAGGACGCGGAGGCGCCGATCTTCCAGGTTGCCGATTATGGTCTCGTCGCCGATCTCTTCGAGGCCGTTCCCGAGTTGAAAGGGACGCTCGCGAGCGCGACTTGAGCAGGTGGCATCGGCACTGAGGCAAACGGGGAGGACGAGATGGTGACGACAGATGGGCAGCCGGGCGGCGATGCGGATCAGGACGTTGACGATACCCTGTCGGCGCCCTTTCGTTCCTACGCGCTCGAACGGGCCGATGCGCCCCGTTTCCATATCCGCCTGGTCGAAAAGACCCAAAGGCTCTATCCGGCCCACAAGCACGATTACTTCCAGATAGTCTATTTCATGACCGAAGCGCCGACGGCGCGCGTCGGTCTCAGATCCTACAAGCCGCAGCCTGGCTCGGTTTATTTCATCGCGCCCATGACCCCGCATCAGATGCGGTTCAGCAGCGCGTCGCGGTCCGTCGTTATCTACTTCGACCTCGATTTCCTCCGGCCGGGCATCACGCGCTCTTATCCGATACAGGAACTGGTGCGCATCGCCCCCGAGCTCACGCCCTTCGCCTGGCAGGGGCACATCGAATTCAACCTCGACGAAGTCCAGGCTGCGCGCGTCGAGGAGGCTTGCCGGGTGATGATCACTGAGCATGCCGAAGATCGAATCTGCACCGGGGAGATCATTCGCGCCGAGCTGACGCTGATGCTCGGCAGGATCTGCCGTGCCTATGAGGATCGTTTCGACGAATTGTCACCGGTGCTGCCGGCGATCGGCCGGGACAGCGGGCACATGCGCCGGATCTCCGATTTCATTGCCGAGAACTACCTGCGTTCGCCGACGCTCGATCAGGCGGCCGCCTATGCCAGGCTTTCCCGCAGCCGCCTGTGCGCGCTGTTGCGGCAGCACACGGGCACCAGCTTCAACGCGCTCATCCGCGAGATGCGCATCGATGACGCGCGCGAACGCCTGGTGCTGACCGACGAGCCGATCGGCCAGATCGCCTATGCCGTCGGCTACAACGACGAGAAGTATTTCCTGCGGGCGTTTCGAAAGTCGGTCGGAATGACGCCGACGGCCTATCGGGCGAAACGGTTGAGCGACCTCGCCGTGCCCGCGACGACGCGGCGCGGCCTCAGCGCGCAGGCCCCGGGCCTGATGCCAAGGAGCAGGAGCTAGGCGTACACGAAACCAGCCGGACAACGGGATTGTCCGACGGACAGAGAAAAGCCTGACCGGGAGGCGGTCCGGCATGTGCGGTTGATTGCAAAATGAGAGGAGTAGCAATGCTTAAGAATGTCGAGGATCAGGCGCGAGCGCCACTCCGGATGTCCGGCCTGTTCGTGGGCGGGGAATTTCTGG
The nucleotide sequence above comes from Ensifer adhaerens. Encoded proteins:
- a CDS encoding acyl-CoA dehydrogenase family protein, whose amino-acid sequence is MIHADDGSLSQEQRMMRDSCRAFVDDAVTPFIRSNWQREWDMSPGERLPRSILEGAETIGVRTLGVPEAYGGVDLERETEVRTFALISEEIARGDSGLADKLVQNWKVSILLREFAPKHLQDKWFPRLLADPQFLLAHCLTEPRGASDRWLPYNVPEAAMHTKAVLKDGHWVINGRKQFISNGFDASLYVVYANTDSSVGMLQGTSSFLVPRDTPGLTVTKCNETMGCRFMNNGELVFEDCRVPADHLLVQNTALGSAGQYFRAGKIIQAAKNLGVGVACFERTADYVQNYVQGGRILIKHQAVALRLADMATRIEAVRALIERASRAVDEGHPDMDVLCNMAKVYASEEIMKVATHALELHGGNGAMLEFGIEKLFRDAAIFLHMDATVDVSRMKIIKTMFPATAGKYAGPEN
- a CDS encoding electron transfer flavoprotein subunit beta/FixA family protein yields the protein MKILVAIKRVADPNVKVRLRSDGSGLDLAAIKMTMNPFDEIAVEEAVRLREAGIASEVVVVSVGPEKAAETLRTALAMGADRGLLVRTEATTEPLAVAKVLSAVAGEEQPALILLGKQAVDDDCNQTGQMLAAKLGWPQATFASQLTVDGDRATVVREVDGGLQTIALALPAIVTADLRLNEPRYASLPNIMKAKKKPLEQKQPSDYGLVIEERLEVVRLEEPPTRAAGIKVKSVAELVERLKTEAGVLA
- a CDS encoding AraC family transcriptional regulator — its product is MVTTDGQPGGDADQDVDDTLSAPFRSYALERADAPRFHIRLVEKTQRLYPAHKHDYFQIVYFMTEAPTARVGLRSYKPQPGSVYFIAPMTPHQMRFSSASRSVVIYFDLDFLRPGITRSYPIQELVRIAPELTPFAWQGHIEFNLDEVQAARVEEACRVMITEHAEDRICTGEIIRAELTLMLGRICRAYEDRFDELSPVLPAIGRDSGHMRRISDFIAENYLRSPTLDQAAAYARLSRSRLCALLRQHTGTSFNALIREMRIDDARERLVLTDEPIGQIAYAVGYNDEKYFLRAFRKSVGMTPTAYRAKRLSDLAVPATTRRGLSAQAPGLMPRSRS
- a CDS encoding amidohydrolase; amino-acid sequence: MIRRFSTFCLAAAQLAVFTQPSLANDRADLVLRNGTIVTMDEVRPAAEALAIANGRIVAVGSDEEIEKLVQPDTEVLDLGGRTVIPGLVDTHIHAIRGGQTYPFETYWHDQTSLASALEALKTAARDRARDQWVAVVGSWHPDQFAERRPPELADLDKALPDTPAYVQYLYDYALVNIKGIELLALDSPTPKLPPGVRVERNGENRATGKLFGNIGSFNVLFGQLSAIGKEERKANLKVFFSHLNAAGVTGFIDPSAGPAAGYEPFFALRDEGGLTLRAGYRIPASHPGKEAEWFREIMSFRPAVHDDGTLSFLGIGESLVFAMNDGVQMGPGFAPPKEARDELLKVALFAAERHIPVEIHAYTDDAASAILDVFEEVHKTHPLNDLRWSIAHLNTGSERTLDRMQKMGLAYTVQMGPYFEAPAIREANGAAVAALSPPTRLAIDKGIMVAGGTDSTRIGVAGVWQAIKYHLTGRSLGGTVQKADDQLLTREDALRLYTRNAAWIGFAEEDRGTLSTGKFADLAVIDKPYMTMPVDEVDTVRSVLTLLGGKIVYDSGVVETGRP
- a CDS encoding electron transfer flavoprotein subunit alpha/FixB family protein, with amino-acid sequence MSVLVLAEHGNAQLDEATARAVSAALGLGNDIHVLVAGKGCHDAARAAARLDGIAKVLVADGESLANQLAESLADVIVALSGNYDAIVAASTSTGKNVMPRVAALLDVMQISDVIGIGGPDLFRRPIYAGNIVQTVRSKDPKRVLTIRASAFRPVGQSEAKPIETVDVSPGSSRSTFVANAVALSERPELTSARIVVSGGRGIGSADNFATVLAPLADTLGAALGASRAAVDAGYVSNDLQVGQTGKIVAPDLYIACGISGAIQHLAGMKDSKVIVAINKDAEAPIFQVADYGLVADLFEAVPELKGTLASAT